TTAATTATCGTGCGAatgttataaaatattatataaaaaatataaggtACAGAGAGTCAATTGAAAGTCTCACCATTAAGAGAGTccctttattatttctataaaattttGGTTACAACTTACAACCATAccattagagcatctccaaaaaaaaaaaaaagataatgtaGCATCTCTAAGAGAGCTGCCCTGTATCAACGACGTCAATGGTCTACTTCTCTCTAATTAGAAGTGCCTTTAAGATGACTTCGCTCATACCATCTGCAGCTGGAAACAAATGTCCACCACCTGGTACCTCATGGTAGTGAATCCATGGAAGCTTTTCGGCAATATAGCGTTGCAGCTCAACTGGCACAAGCTTATCTTCGTCACCCTGCCATAGATGGACCGAGCCTTCGTTGCTGGCAAAGGGGTTCTGCAGATCCATTACATCAAATTCCCAGCGCCCAAATCCAACTACCATGTCGCGAAAGATGGACTCAGCTTCTCCTTGCTGCGTGACATGTGCCTGCCCAAACaaataacaaaagaaaacaaaagaaaaatcatcaacGCTGCCGAGTTCTGTAAAATCCTAAACAATCAGCGATCTAACAAGGAAAGTACCTTGTGCTTTTCTCTTCCAGAAACCTTTGCATTCCTAATGATTTCCCAATCTTGGCGGGAAAACATATTCTCTGGTTTCCCGGATACAACGCTGGATTTAGGAAAGAATTTCTGAGTGTTCCACCAGTAGGTTAACCAAGGTATATAGTGAGCAGCTCGAAGCGCCCATTGATCCTGCGGAGGTTGCTTCTTATAGGCATAAGATGACAAGTTGGCAGGAAGTCCTGGCCACCAGTAGTTGATCACCGGAGCGATCAGTGCTGCTCCTGCTAGCCTGTTGTAATAGGCATCCCAAACACATCAaactttagaaaaaaaaaattcagtacCGAACGATGCATCATCTGGTACCGAAGGAGGCTTCTTGTAAAATCTTACCTATGAGGGATGTACTGAAGACACTTCCAGATGCACTGTCCTCCCATTGAGTATccaattacataaaatttggaTCCGAGTTCCAGCTGATCACCAAGCTCCTCTATATCTAACGCCAAGCTCTTTGCTGTTCTCTTAAGATCCGGATCACTTTCCCCGTACCCTGGTCTGTCGAAGGACACAATGTACACACCTAAATCTTCAATGACTTcctgagaaaagaaaaaaaaataaaaatccaccACGAAATCATCCAACATAGAAATTAACTGAAAAGTGACAGAGAATCAAGCAAGGCAGTACCGGAGAGACGGATATTGTAATGATTAGATCGTGTCGGGAACTACTGAAGGGATGAACAAAGATAATCTTGTACTTTGCGATTGGTTTTGGAACACCATGTTCCTTGTAGGCCAAAAATCTTCCATCCCTTAGCCTTATTCTAGGCGCTGTTATGGGTGGACCGCCAGGCGAACCACAGATGGTCGGAGGTGGGGGTCGGGCGGCCTGATATGCCCACGCCAGCAATCCAACCAACAAGATGAATGTGATCCTCTTAAACATGTTTGAGAAGATGAAGTATGAAACTTTGCCCAACTGCAGTAAAGAAGCAAATACAAAAGTAAATTACACTTGAGGACATTATATAATAAgttttaagataattttttattcaGGTCCAAAATTATAAGTTGTTTTTTGGAACCAGTCGAGTaatctaattacatatttttataCCAATTTTACCCTTTTagataaaaatatttatattctttAACTAGAGAGTACAATTCCTAACTAGCAGGTATTTTACCAAATTAGGAAATTGATATACGTAGCAGATAGTCTAGAAAAATATATTCCATGTAATTTATATACTCATTACTCTATTTATCACTGtaaaatgagtttaaatttcaagATATGCAATGGCGGAGCGAAGTACAAGGCTACccttgtaagatcccacatcgcgcCCAGGggtgtggatcctgtaagccttatatgtatattctcatctctacctagcacaagttCTTTTGGGAGGTCATTGGCTTTGGTTTCCatcagaacttcgaagttaagcaagttcccGCGAGaacaatcctaggatgggtgacccactgggaagttctcgtgtgagttcccagaaacaaaaccgtgaaggcgtggtcggggcctaaagcgaacaatatcatgctacgatgGAGTCGAACCTGGGATATGATAGGGGCCCGGACTGGGATATGACAACCCTTGGCCTGGGCTATAGCCTAGGTAGCTCTTGTGGGTACAAACCAAGTATTCCCtatatttcatttatttttatattcatCTCACTATTAGctcatgtatttattttatttatttacttcatTAACCAATACTATTTATTTCCTAACAAAATCTATTTTATAGttcatatgctatccatttATGGTTAATCGTGACAATAATTACTTACTCTAATAACGCTTTTAATTCTTTTCAAAAGTAACTCGTTGCatgttttagtttttgaattattttatgcatgacttttttctatttaaaaaaGTTTTACAACGTGTTAAcctttttctatttatttatatatatatttgccaTATTAAAGGTTGATGAACATAGAATAATTGGACGAGCTTTGCTTATAACATTAACGTATAGTcctttttcaaaaaacaaacattttttAATACTTCTTGGCTAGCCCACCGGCCATAAATTTTCTGGCTCCGCCTTTGAAGATATGTGGAGTGGACAGACACTgactttaaaatttaaattcacaTGTGAGCATTATCACCACTTTACTATAGTAAGCAAAAATGCAcccgaaaaaaaattatgaagatAAACCCAGCCGTGAGAGgtagatgaggaagagatttaatTCCTAATCACTCCGAAGAGgtagatgaggaagagatttaatTCCTAATTACTGAACTTACTTCAATAAGGAAATTATTCTTAATAATAATTAGATTTATATTAAGTTTTCTCGAGttttttaatttggtatttCCCCTCAATTGAAAAATGGTTATTCAAATTAGACAACCAGAAAAATTTAGACTTTTATCGAAATAATATTCTAAAATCTAAATTACAGAAGACGGATTCTAATATTTAAGAGAAGTCTTACTTGATATGCACTCCATTGTTAAACCAAAATTACAAGAAAGGAAATCATAAAAAATCATACTTGCTAATGTGGTTTTTGGGTAAAAACTTACCACCAACCCTCCGCTCCTCCGTCTGTGACAATAATTTGTTTATGCAGAAGAAAATGGCAGAAATAGGCTGAGTGAGCAGCTGCTTTTAGCTTTTGTGTGGTGCTGAAGCTGCCGTGTTTGGTGTCTCTTTGCTGCTCATTTTTTTAATACCAGTTAATTTTTGCTCCTTTCTTAACCaaagttaatttttttcaaaattggaaAAGAACATTTAATATTAAAGTTAACCAGTTACTTAGTATCATAATCTAGtagtattcatttttatttataagtgagaggtcttaggtttaattctcgccaaaaacgaatttgtactaaattattgctaactcattgtggGACTAAagagggtgtattcaattaggattttgagggattttaatttttttaatgaatctaggggtattcaattaggattttaaatgattctctgaaattcaatgtgtattcaatcaggattttaagatagtttattaaaatccttagaaattcaGGTGTAttgaattagaattttaaagaagtttataacattccaagtgtattcaattcgaatttgaatttaaagaatttggaaaagttaggaattagagggaattaaagagattttgtagtgtattttaagcatccataaatctcacattttccatgagatttcgagggaattgaatcaaaattttacattgaATCTTTATAAATcagttaaactccataaaaatccattaaaatctctcaaattctcaattgaatacaccccctaagtccatccctttccctttccctttagggggtgtattcaattgggaatttgagagattttaatggatttataaatccatggatttttattgagtttaactgatttgtagagattttatgtaaaattttgattcaattccctcgaaatctcacgggaagatgtgagatttgtgaatgcttaaaatacactacaaaatctctccaaatccctctaattcctcaacttctccaaattctctaaattctaattctaattgaatacacctaaaatattataaacttttttaaaattctaattgaatacactcggatttctaaggattttaatcaattattttaaaatcctgattgaatacacattgaatttcagagaatcacttaaaattctgattgaatacccctagattcattaaaataattaaaatccttcaaaatctcaattaaatacactcccttaatgtagataatatcgtttgttaaaaaaaattaaaattaatcacAATTAGTTAAAATGGCATGTGTCAGATGATAAAGAGTATTGGTGGTGAGTAAAAAAGTGTTCACATTATTGTTAAATTACGTGAAGGCCCCCACCTTCACCTATTTTAACGCTCGTTTGTTGTCTAGGACTGACTTGGCTTAGGTCACCTGCTGACTTTAATGAATATCAAATAGAAATATGGACCAGATTGCATATTTTGTCAAAGTGACGACCGAAGATAGCGAAGTCACGAAAAAAACTTGgtcaatttaaatttaaattttttataaagattaGTAGGATTAAGGTTTGTTGATAATTTTAATGAGTTATTTGTCTATTATCTCCTCCCCAAGCTTGTAAACAGTTTCTAATTTTTgtatgaattttaattttagttgatTATTTGCTTGAACTTTTATAATAACCAATTTTTAATCCTAAGATTAGATATTGgaatttttcattcaaaacaaatGTTTGAGACCAATAaagtaattttattattaatgtgGATTTCAAAttgcttatttttttttacccttctctcttcctctaGTGGACTCCGAATACTTTCTGTTTGAATCAGTCATGAGAGTCCAATAAGCAGTTGTAATGTATTGGCTTTCCACtcaatttaccaaaaaattTACCTTTTTACCTTCATACAGTTGTCATCTATTGTTTGCATGACCATGATGAAtgaaaaaaagttcaaaatctaATTGggaaaatttgtttatttataaaagtttaaaaatgtaatcagctaaaattaaagtaaaaaaaaatatttaacaactTTGTAAAAGTTTGGAGAGCAAATCAAGAAACATGTCAATTTCAATCAATTAAAATGATAGGtgaacaattaaaaaaaaaaagaaaaagaaaaagaaaattgggaAGTTGGTCACGTGGGAAATGGAAAAAGAACGTTTTTCTTCAAAATGGGGAGTTGGTCACATGGGAAGTGTAGAGATaatgtttttcttcttcattggaACTAGGTCCAAGAACAGGAGAATCATGGCCGTATTCTCTGTGTTCCTTTTCGTCTGAAATTAGATACTTCTTCTCAACCCTGAAAATGGATTGTTGAAGTAAGCTCGGGACtcttttgttccacaacaccgTATTCCTTCTCAGGCCTATTCAAATGGCTGTATGGATAATGCTTTTAGGCAGAACCGAAGAATTGGCTTGAAATGATTATCCGAGTTGCTCGCAGTTTGACAGTTTCTGTTGCTTGTTTCATGCATTTGTAacttattttttgttctttattcCAATTATGGtctttctattcattgtctttgacacaataatgaataatttttcttttgttcattcGAAAGTACGGCATTGCATCTTTCACTTCTAGCAGGAATTAGAAATGGAAGATTGATAGATTTCACTAAAAATGATAGCTAGCAGTTGGTACAAGATTGATAAATTTCACTGGAAAATGGTGATCAGTAGAAGAACTAATAGAGTGGCGCTAGCATGTACAAAGTTTGATTTTAGTCtctgtaatattttttttttaattactattaACGGGAGGGGGAGGTTCAAAACTATTCCAATAATTTGAGGGAGGGGGGTTTCGAGCCCTGGACGCATAGGTGGAAATTCAACGTCCTATTACTAGGATATATTGGACCACATGCAGGTATTACATGGGTGGAAATTCTAACCCCTTGTCCCTGTAGTAGTTTCAATTGTCGCGTTTCTAAAGAGATGCTTTACCTTCCGGGTGTTACATTTGCACGAATCGCATTGCATCTGTCATTTGTGTAGTTCCAACTTTGCAGTTCGTTCACCTGCCAGGTACGAGTTCGCTGGATGTAACCATAAAAATGGCCTGCGATATGGAACATCATACAACTAATTTCGAATCGACTCTTCATTATTTCCTCTATTTGAATTGTAACATTACAAAGATTTGTCTTGGAACATAATTAGTATATAATGTAGCATCTCTGAGAGAGCTGCCCTGTATCGACGACGTCAATGGTCTACTCTTTAATTAGAAGTGCCTTTAAGATGACTTCACTCATACCATCTGCAGCTGGCAACAAATGTCCACCACCTGGTAACTCATGGTAGTGAATCCATGGAAGCTTTCCTGCAATATAGCGTTGCAGCTCAACTGAGACAAACTTATCTTCATCACCCTGCCATAAATGGACCGAGCCTTCGTTGTTGACAAAAGGGTTCTTCAGATCCGTAGGATCAAATTCCCAGCTCCCAAATCCAACTATGATGTCGCGAAAGATGGACTCAGCTTCTCCTTGCTGTGTGGCATGTTCCTGCCCaaacaaataacaaaacaaacaaaaatcatCAACGCTGCCGAGTTTCTATAAAATCGTAAACAATTAGCGATCGAATAAGGAAAGTACCTTGTGCTTTTCTCTTCCAGAAACCTTTGCATTCCTAATGGTTTCCCAATCTTGGCGGGAAAGCAGATTCTCTACTTTCCCGGATAAAACGCTGTGTTTAGGAAAGAAATTCTGAGTGTTCCACCAGTAGGTTAACCAAGGTATATAGTGAGCAGCTCGAAGCGCCCATTGATCCTGTGGAGCTTGCTTCTTATAGGCATAAGATGACAGGTTGGCAGGAAGTCCTGGCCACCAGTAGTTGATCGCCGGAGCGATCAGTGCTGCTCCAGCTAGCCTGTTGTAACAGGCATCCCAAACACATCGAACTTTAGAGAAAAATTTCAGTACCGAACGATGCATCATCAGGTAACGAGGCTGCTTGCAAAATCTTACCTATGAGGGATGTACTGAAGACACTTCCAGATGACCTGTCCTCCCATTGAGTATCCAATCACATAAAATTTGGATCCGAGTTCCAGCTGATCACCAAGCTCCTCTATATCTAACGCCAAGCTCTTCGTTGTTCGCTTAGGATCTGGATCACTTTCACCGTGCCCTGGTCTGTCGAAAGACACAATGTACACACCTAAATCTTCAATAACTTCctgaggaaagaaaaaaaaaacacccaccACGAAATCAACCAATAAAGAGTTGAACTGAAAAATGGCAAAGAATCAAGCAGGGCAGTACCGGAGAGACGGCTGTTGCAATGATTGGATCATGTCGGGAACTAAAGAAGGGATGAACAAAGATAATCTTGTACTTGGCCACTTGTTTTGGAACACCATGTTCCTTGTAGGCCAAATATCTTCCATCCCTTAGCCTTATTCTAGGTGCTGTGACGGGTGGACCGCCAGGCGAACCACAGATGTTCGGAGGTGGTGGTCGGGCGGCCTGATATGCCCACGCCAGCAATCCAACCAACAAGATGAATGTGATCCTCTTAAACATGTTTGAGAAAATGGAAAGTATGAAACTTTGCTCACCTGCAGTAAAGAAGCAAATATAAAAATAACATTACACTTGAGGACATCATTGTATAATAAGTTTTAAGGTGCTTTTAGAtttaggtaaaaaaaaaagttgttttgAGCGTGAGTACAGTAATCTAATTAAATGTTTTTATACCAATTTTACCTTTTTAGATAATAATATTTAAATTCTTTAACTGGAGAAAACAATTCCTAAGTATTAAAATGGCAAGCAATCAAATGATCATATCTTTGAAATTAAATATACACCTTTTTCGTAGGTATAAAAacattataatacattttgaGAAAGGAGATGATGATAtgtgagagaaaagaaagatcgAAGATGTTTGAAGTTTGAAACGTaaggaacaaaaacacaaagaTACAACAAAATGAGttgattaaaaagaaaacaagaaataaaaGAGAATGCTTCCATGGTGCTTTGGTGCCACCTGTCTCGTATTTGTTGGGTTA
This region of Malus domestica chromosome 07, GDT2T_hap1 genomic DNA includes:
- the LOC103420567 gene encoding uncharacterized protein isoform X1: MFKRITFILLVGLLAWAYQAARPPPPTICGSPGGPPITAPRIRLRDGRFLAYKEHGVPKPIAKYKIIFVHPFSSSRHDLIITISVSPEVIEDLGVYIVSFDRPGYGESDPDLKRTAKSLALDIEELGDQLELGSKFYVIGYSMGGQCIWKCLQYIPHRLAGAALIAPVINYWWPGLPANLSSYAYKKQPPQDQWALRAAHYIPWLTYWWNTQKFFPKSSVVSGKPENMFSRQDWEIIRNAKVSGREKHKAHVTQQGEAESIFRDMVVGFGRWEFDVMDLQNPFASNEGSVHLWQGDEDKLVPVELQRYIAEKLPWIHYHEVPGGGHLFPAADGMSEVILKALLIREK
- the LOC103420567 gene encoding uncharacterized protein isoform X3, giving the protein MFKRITFILLVGLLAWAYQAARPPPPTICGSPGGPPITAPRIRLRDGRFLAYKEHGVPKPIAKYKIIFVHPFSSSRHDLIITISVSPEVIEDLGVYIVSFDRPGYGESDPDLKRTAKSLALDIEELGDQLELGSKFYVIGYSMGGQCIWKCLQYIPHRLAGAALIAPVINYWWPGLPANLSSYAYKKQPPQDQWALRAAHYIPWLTYWWNTQKFFPKSSVVSGKPENMFSRQDWEIIRNAKVSGREKHKAHVTQQGEAESIFRDMVVGFGRWEFDVMDLQNPFASNEGSVHLWQGDEDKLVPVELQRYIAEKLPWIHYHEGPPVTSPRIRLRDGRFLAYKEHGVPKQVAKYKIIFVHPFFSSRHDPIIATAVSPEVIEDLGVYIVSFDRPGYGESDPDPKRTTKSLALDMEELGDQLELGSKFYMIGYSMGGQVIWKCLQYIPHRLAGAALIAPVINYWWPGLPANLSSYAYKKQAPQDQWALRAAHYIPWLTYWWNTQKFFPKHRVMLSRQDWEAIKNAKVSGREKHKEHATQQGEAESIFRDMVVGFGSWEFDPMDLQNPFASNEGSVHLWQGDEDKLVPVELQRYIAEKLPWIHYHEVPGGGHLLPAPDGMSEVILRALLIKE
- the LOC103438794 gene encoding uncharacterized protein, which produces MFKRITFILLVGLLAWAYQAARPPPPNICGSPGGPPVTAPRIRLRDGRYLAYKEHGVPKQVAKYKIIFVHPFFSSRHDPIIATAVSPEVIEDLGVYIVSFDRPGHGESDPDPKRTTKSLALDIEELGDQLELGSKFYVIGYSMGGQVIWKCLQYIPHRLAGAALIAPAINYWWPGLPANLSSYAYKKQAPQDQWALRAAHYIPWLTYWWNTQNFFPKHSVLSGKVENLLSRQDWETIRNAKVSGREKHKEHATQQGEAESIFRDIIVGFGSWEFDPTDLKNPFVNNEGSVHLWQGDEDKFVSVELQRYIAGKLPWIHYHELPGGGHLLPAADGMSEVILKALLIKE